The segment AAAACAGTAGAATTTAAAGATAAAACATTGCATTTTGTATCCACCGCTCATGTATCCAAGCAATCCGTCCTTGATGTACAAGAATCAATTGCTTCCGTTCAGCCACAGGCTGTTTGTATCGAATTGGATGATAACCGGGCTCGTAACCTTATGGAATCTGATAAATATAAAGAAGTTGATATTAAGCAGATTATTAAAACCAAACGAGTTGGTGCTTTTATTGCCACCTTGGTCCTTTCTTCCTATCAGAAAAAACTCGCAGATGACCTTAATACATCTGTAGGTCAAGAAATGAAGCAAGCAATTGAAAGCGCTAAAACGTTTAACGCTTCGATTCATTATATTGATCGTGATGTCCAAGTAACCTTTAAACGCATTTGGGGAAATCTCACTTGCTTTAAAAAAATATCCTTGCTTTCCACGCTCATTTTAAGTGTCTTCGAAGATGATTCGGTTTCAGAAGTTGATGTTGAGAATTTAAAAGAGAGTGATTTATTGTTTGAGTCTGTTCGTGAAATGGATGAAAAACTTCCAGCAATTTCTAAAAGTCTTCTCCATGAGCGAAATGCTTTTATGGCCGAAAAAATTAAAGCATTACCTGAAAAAGAAATTGTGATTGTTGTAGGGGCTGCTCATACTGAAGGTATCATTGAGGTACTGGATCAAGACCATTCGCTTTATGAACTAAATCAAATCCCCGCAAAGAAAAAATTGAATTTATCAGGTTGGATCGTACCGGGAATAATTATTTTATTACTGGTTGCGCTCACGCTTAAAAATCCACACATGGCTCTTAACGATCTTTTGGTGTGGTTTGCATTAAGCGGTGGCCTTGCAACCCTTGGTGCAATCATTTGCCTAGCACACCCGCTTACAATTCTCACAACAGCCCTTACCGCATGGATTGGGACACTCTCCCCCGTTTTAGGCGTCGGTATGTTTGCAGGTCTTATGGAAGCATATCAACGTCCACCAACATTCGAAGATTTTGATGCCTTATCCACGCATGCAACCCAACCGAAAATGTGGTTTAAGAACAAAGTTTTACGTATTTTACTAATTTTTGTAATTACATCACTCTTTAGTTCAATCGGCACATTTATTGCCGGTGGAAATATTATTGGTTCACTATTCAAATAAAAAGAGTTCAGTACTTTAGTGCTGAACTCTTTTTATCTTTTATCAAATCTCAACCGCACCACTTTCACTTTTATTAAAGTCTATCTCATAGGCCGTTTTGAAGTCAAATATTTTTCGCGGCATTGAGTTAATTTTGAAGCAAATATCATCAAGATATTGTTGCGCTATATCATACATTGATTTTCCTTTTGGTATAAACCTTCTAACGATTGCATTCGCTCGTTCATTGGTTCCACGTTGAAAAGAACAGTATGGATCACACTTATATAGTTTCACACCCAACCGCTTGGCTGTAATTCCTAATGTTTTAAATTCAAGTCCATTATCTACTGTTATCGATTTCGTGGTTATATTATTCTCTTCAATAAATTTTCGAATTAAGTTTGATGTGTAATAGTCATATCGATATTCTGCTTTAATAAGCCAGGTCATTCTTGAGCAGCGGTCTACAATGGATATAATCGCTGCAGATTCATGTTTCTTACCGATTATAGAGTCGATTTCGAGATGGCCAATCTCGTTACGTTCCTCAATGTATTTAGGTCTAAGGCTAATGGAAGTACCGTTTTCTCTTCAAGTTCCATCTCAAGTGATTCATCATTCCACTAATTCTCTTTTACGTTTTCGACGTTTATAGCACATTCTATTTGGTTTATATCAAGTTTACCTTGATTAATCCAGTTATAGACTTGCTGCGATGAAACACACGGTTTATATGGATGATATCGTTTATAGTTACTCAAGCATACTTCTACAATGAACTTTAGGATCATAGTGAGAATGCAGATATTCGATTAAGTGGGAATATTTTCTCGAATATCAATCGTTCGTTTCTTATAGACATTATTTTATATCTAGAAATCGTAGAATGAGATATATTGAGTTTACGTGCTGCCTTGCGCATAGAGTAGCCGATGCTTAATAGAATATCAATTTGGTCTTTCATTTTTATCTAATTGTTTATACTTCATATGGGAGCTCCTTTAGTGAACCGCACGAATCTTGGACAAAGATGAGGAGGTGCGGTTTTATAACTAAGCTAACACGAAAACAAAAATTGAAATATATGAAAACGAAAGTTAGGACAATCAGTATGTTCATTAGTAAATGAGTATGGTATTAATAAATCAAGTATTAAATATTTGGTAAGACTTATCGATCAACATGGAC is part of the Erysipelothrix piscisicarius genome and harbors:
- a CDS encoding TraB/GumN family protein — translated: MKTVEFKDKTLHFVSTAHVSKQSVLDVQESIASVQPQAVCIELDDNRARNLMESDKYKEVDIKQIIKTKRVGAFIATLVLSSYQKKLADDLNTSVGQEMKQAIESAKTFNASIHYIDRDVQVTFKRIWGNLTCFKKISLLSTLILSVFEDDSVSEVDVENLKESDLLFESVREMDEKLPAISKSLLHERNAFMAEKIKALPEKEIVIVVGAAHTEGIIEVLDQDHSLYELNQIPAKKKLNLSGWIVPGIIILLLVALTLKNPHMALNDLLVWFALSGGLATLGAIICLAHPLTILTTALTAWIGTLSPVLGVGMFAGLMEAYQRPPTFEDFDALSTHATQPKMWFKNKVLRILLIFVITSLFSSIGTFIAGGNIIGSLFK